A section of the Leptospira noumeaensis genome encodes:
- a CDS encoding TldD/PmbA family protein, which produces MDRTSIEKRLNDQKDLLSNLVKKAKTNGIDQVEIYSSYGYSEDVSLEKNDLNNCTATEENMFGIRVIAEGNQGFIISNHIPSLYESIEEAYSLAKSQSTPDFDLGLPEPEPIQNHFNQYDPSLDTMGIEDLVNSAKEALGWRNDLYSKVNIDSGDFSLSKGYKLIVSSKGVMAHELGAELSASVMGMGVDGDLVGSFDYDSASGFDKNQFQTLWKRAFMNFGDKCMGALYAKPISGFQGKVLLPPEAVYSFFLGLFIGSLNGTSLRKGKSKMAGKLGEKVASPLLSIWDYPTNNSLMGSTGFDREGLPTSKKSVLTNGVLETFFYNTYEAKKAGLKKSNGSATGGAQSLPGCGPKQLQIAPGTSAKDDFLKLPGKTLFVNRISGTKDGASGDFSGVIKGGYLLENGEKIPVREVQIVGNAFDALGQIEAISKEGELLGESSFVPYMLLDGFTITGVTEE; this is translated from the coding sequence AAACCAATGGGATCGACCAAGTAGAAATTTATTCTAGTTACGGTTACTCGGAAGATGTGAGTTTAGAAAAAAATGACTTAAACAACTGCACAGCGACCGAAGAAAATATGTTTGGGATTCGTGTGATCGCTGAGGGAAACCAAGGTTTTATCATCTCCAATCATATCCCTAGTCTTTACGAGTCCATTGAAGAAGCCTATAGTTTAGCAAAAAGCCAATCCACTCCCGATTTTGATTTAGGACTTCCAGAACCAGAACCCATCCAAAATCATTTCAACCAGTATGATCCTTCTTTAGATACAATGGGAATTGAGGATTTGGTCAATTCTGCGAAAGAAGCCCTCGGTTGGAGAAATGATTTGTATTCCAAGGTCAATATTGACTCGGGAGATTTTTCGCTTAGCAAAGGTTATAAACTCATTGTGTCTTCCAAGGGTGTGATGGCCCATGAACTTGGTGCAGAACTATCAGCGTCTGTGATGGGAATGGGTGTGGACGGGGATCTCGTCGGAAGTTTTGATTATGATTCTGCGAGTGGGTTTGATAAAAACCAGTTCCAAACTCTATGGAAAAGAGCTTTTATGAATTTTGGAGACAAATGTATGGGCGCACTTTATGCCAAACCCATCTCTGGATTCCAAGGTAAGGTTTTACTTCCTCCCGAAGCTGTGTATTCCTTTTTTCTTGGTCTTTTTATTGGCTCTTTAAATGGAACAAGCCTAAGGAAAGGCAAATCCAAAATGGCGGGAAAGTTAGGCGAAAAAGTGGCCTCCCCTCTTTTGTCCATTTGGGATTATCCAACAAACAATAGTTTGATGGGTTCCACTGGGTTTGACCGCGAAGGCCTACCTACTTCTAAAAAATCAGTGCTGACGAATGGAGTTTTAGAAACCTTTTTTTATAATACCTATGAAGCCAAAAAAGCAGGTCTTAAAAAATCCAATGGATCGGCCACTGGTGGTGCTCAAAGCCTTCCAGGATGCGGCCCCAAACAATTACAAATTGCCCCAGGAACTTCCGCAAAAGACGATTTTTTGAAACTCCCTGGAAAAACTCTATTTGTGAACCGAATTTCAGGTACTAAAGATGGAGCTTCGGGTGATTTTTCGGGAGTGATCAAGGGCGGATACCTTTTAGAAAATGGCGAAAAAATCCCCGTCAGAGAGGTTCAAATTGTGGGAAATGCATTTGATGCACTAGGTCAAATCGAAGCCATCTCCAAAGAAGGTGAGCTTTTGGGTGAGTCTTCTTTTGTTCCTTATATGCTACTAGATGGATTTACCATTACAGGGGTTACGGAAGAGTAA